Proteins from a genomic interval of Inediibacterium massiliense:
- a CDS encoding AbrB family transcriptional regulator gives MEKILYTLVIAVIGGLIGIKLKIPAGALVGAMIAVAIYNIYTGKGYIPIKFKIIAQMVVGGMIGLNFTMDIVKGMKELILPAFILVIGMTIFSIGLGFLISKFTGLDIVTALFSCAPGGITDMTLISEAYGAQTPKVAILHLMRLISVITILPMIIKRFVQAVQL, from the coding sequence ATGGAGAAGATACTGTATACTTTAGTAATAGCGGTAATAGGAGGATTGATAGGGATTAAATTAAAAATTCCAGCAGGAGCTTTAGTAGGAGCTATGATTGCTGTAGCCATTTATAACATCTATACAGGAAAAGGATATATTCCTATCAAGTTTAAAATCATTGCCCAAATGGTGGTAGGAGGAATGATTGGACTGAACTTTACTATGGACATAGTAAAAGGTATGAAGGAGTTAATTTTACCTGCTTTTATTTTAGTCATAGGGATGACTATTTTTAGTATAGGATTAGGATTTTTAATTTCAAAATTTACAGGCTTAGATATTGTGACAGCATTATTTAGTTGTGCTCCTGGAGGGATTACAGACATGACTCTTATATCAGAAGCATATGGAGCTCAAACTCCAAAAGTGGCTATTTTACATTTAATGAGACTTATTTCAGTTATTACTATTCTTCCGATGATTATAAAAAGATTTGTTCAGGCAGTTCAGCTATAA
- a CDS encoding response regulator transcription factor: MGTILIVEDDEAISDLIKLNLEMVGYKTKQVYDGQKALKIIKDEKFNLILLDVMLPILDGYTIMENINHLDIPVIFLTAKDNLSDRVKGLKMGADDYIVKPFQSIELLARVEAVLRRCTKKEELTFKNINIYLKERVVKKDEADIDLTLKEYELLILLVENRGIALSREKILEKVWGYDYIGETRTVDMHIQKLRKKLDLFEEISTVYKVGYRLET, translated from the coding sequence ATGGGAACAATTTTAATTGTAGAGGATGATGAGGCTATTTCTGATTTAATAAAATTAAATCTAGAAATGGTAGGATATAAAACGAAACAAGTATATGATGGACAGAAGGCTTTAAAAATTATAAAAGATGAAAAATTCAACTTGATTTTATTAGATGTAATGCTCCCTATATTAGATGGATATACCATTATGGAAAATATCAATCATTTGGATATTCCAGTTATTTTTTTGACTGCAAAGGATAATTTATCAGATCGAGTGAAAGGACTAAAAATGGGAGCTGATGATTATATTGTAAAGCCCTTCCAATCTATAGAGCTTTTAGCAAGAGTAGAAGCAGTTTTAAGAAGATGTACAAAAAAAGAAGAACTTACTTTTAAAAATATTAATATCTATTTAAAAGAGAGAGTTGTAAAAAAGGATGAAGCCGATATAGATCTTACGTTAAAGGAATATGAACTTTTAATATTATTAGTAGAAAATAGAGGGATTGCTCTATCAAGAGAAAAAATACTAGAGAAAGTTTGGGGATATGATTATATAGGAGAAACTAGGACTGTTGATATGCATATTCAAAAGCTTAGAAAAAAATTAGATCTATTTGAAGAAATAAGTACTGTATATAAAGTAGGATATAGATTAGAAACATAA
- a CDS encoding L,D-transpeptidase family protein, whose product MKQKMACFFMVLFIFLQGYPIYGFSQVDDAKESILIEDEMKEIENDENLKEEQLLEQETEQEQVIQEEPQEELKEEKVEENNVIEVFQTQLSNQIIKNLKYNNYATSYDYILALSKGVKIFEQPSTQSKVVHNISYFERMGLIEKVNGDNEQWYKVYWWKDSMIQYGYISASLVEPRSFQFEKMEKAINALKEEIKSQKIAYISNYKNKNGKGPLWAGKESDYYGKKRDQAAPAYLKPSIHSDFRYIEDGGLVRVWGEQNGFYQITTLNFEGIYWVPKKYISFQNHIKDLKKVVVVDRKNQNEGVFEYVDGKWQLVSYTLATTGDRGKYKQQTPLGYFMAIEKRPRFLYLHDGNNEVDGYAPYAIRFSGGVYIHGVPTAYKVVEGKQIDPGMREYLWTIGTIPKSHGCVRNYTSHAKFLYDWLQIGESAVVVIE is encoded by the coding sequence GTGAAACAAAAAATGGCATGTTTTTTTATGGTATTATTCATTTTCTTACAAGGCTATCCTATATATGGGTTTAGTCAAGTGGATGATGCGAAAGAATCCATATTAATAGAAGATGAAATGAAAGAAATTGAAAATGATGAGAATTTAAAAGAGGAACAACTTTTAGAACAAGAAACAGAACAAGAGCAAGTTATACAAGAAGAACCACAAGAAGAGTTAAAAGAAGAGAAAGTAGAAGAAAACAATGTCATTGAAGTTTTTCAAACTCAACTATCCAATCAAATCATAAAAAATTTAAAATATAATAATTATGCTACAAGTTATGATTATATATTGGCTTTATCTAAAGGAGTAAAAATATTTGAACAACCTAGTACTCAATCAAAAGTAGTCCATAATATATCTTATTTTGAAAGAATGGGATTGATAGAAAAAGTAAATGGAGATAACGAGCAGTGGTATAAAGTATATTGGTGGAAAGATTCTATGATCCAATATGGATATATATCTGCATCTTTAGTAGAACCTAGATCTTTTCAATTTGAAAAAATGGAAAAAGCCATAAACGCTTTAAAAGAAGAAATAAAGTCTCAAAAGATTGCTTATATTTCTAATTACAAAAATAAAAATGGAAAAGGACCTCTATGGGCAGGAAAAGAATCTGATTATTATGGGAAAAAAAGAGATCAAGCTGCTCCAGCTTATCTAAAACCTTCTATCCATTCTGATTTTAGGTATATAGAAGATGGAGGACTAGTAAGAGTATGGGGAGAGCAAAATGGTTTTTATCAAATTACGACTTTGAATTTTGAAGGAATTTATTGGGTTCCTAAGAAATATATATCTTTTCAAAATCATATTAAAGATTTAAAAAAAGTAGTTGTAGTAGACAGAAAAAATCAAAATGAAGGAGTTTTTGAATATGTAGATGGAAAATGGCAACTTGTATCTTATACTTTAGCTACTACTGGAGATCGGGGAAAATATAAGCAACAAACTCCTTTAGGATATTTTATGGCCATAGAAAAAAGACCTAGATTTTTATATCTTCATGATGGGAACAATGAAGTAGATGGATATGCTCCTTATGCTATAAGATTTAGCGGAGGAGTTTATATTCACGGGGTGCCTACAGCATATAAAGTAGTTGAAGGAAAACAAATAGATCCTGGTATGAGAGAATATTTATGGACGATTGGAACGATACCTAAATCTCATGGATGTGTAAGAAATTATACAAGTCATGCAAAGTTTTTATATGATTGGTTACAAATTGGGGAGAGTGCAGTAGTTGTCATTGAATAA
- a CDS encoding ECF transporter S component, with the protein MNHKKSKEIIVSGLFIAIGVLLPMAFHAFGSMGKILLPMHIPVFIGGFFLSPIFAFIVGAVTPIMSGVLTGMPVLFPMAVIMAFELGTYGLIISLFSRKRRKPVMIPLLVSMIGGRIVAGITVYFLSLLFGLKMNPILFVKGGILTGLPGIVVQMVLIPVVIYGLNRFIRQI; encoded by the coding sequence ATGAATCACAAAAAATCAAAAGAGATCATAGTAAGTGGATTGTTTATTGCAATAGGAGTACTTCTTCCTATGGCATTTCATGCCTTTGGAAGTATGGGAAAAATATTGTTACCTATGCATATTCCTGTTTTCATAGGAGGTTTTTTCTTATCACCTATATTTGCTTTTATCGTTGGAGCTGTTACACCTATTATGAGTGGCGTATTAACAGGAATGCCTGTTTTGTTTCCTATGGCTGTTATTATGGCTTTTGAATTAGGTACATATGGACTTATTATTTCTTTATTTTCAAGAAAAAGAAGAAAACCTGTTATGATACCTCTTCTAGTTTCTATGATAGGAGGAAGAATTGTAGCAGGAATTACAGTATATTTTCTTTCTTTGTTATTTGGATTAAAAATGAATCCTATATTATTTGTAAAGGGAGGAATTCTTACAGGACTTCCTGGCATTGTAGTGCAAATGGTGCTGATTCCTGTTGTTATTTATGGATTAAATAGATTTATAAGACAAATATAG
- the murI gene encoding glutamate racemase, translating to MRELPIGIFDSGMGGISVLKEMKKLMPYEDYIYYGDSKNIPYGIKTKEELQKLCIQIGDYFINRGVKSIVIACNTATSASVDLFRERYDIPIIGVEPALKPAIERHHGGKIIVLATNVTLKEKKFAKLMDQYKDEADIIKLPAPKLVTVVENGITKGEEAQRAILETFEGIDIKEVSSVVLGCTHYIFLKDTMKKILGDEIELIDGGEGTAIHLKNVLSEKGWLKDEEKEGTIEIINSSDDEEKINLSYTLLKS from the coding sequence TTGAGGGAGTTGCCAATAGGTATATTTGATTCAGGAATGGGTGGAATTAGTGTCTTAAAAGAAATGAAAAAATTAATGCCTTATGAAGATTATATTTACTATGGAGATTCTAAAAACATACCCTATGGAATTAAAACAAAAGAAGAATTACAAAAGCTTTGTATACAGATTGGAGATTATTTTATAAATAGAGGGGTTAAGTCTATTGTGATTGCTTGTAATACAGCTACAAGTGCTTCTGTAGACTTGTTTAGAGAAAGATATGATATTCCTATTATTGGAGTTGAGCCAGCCCTAAAGCCTGCTATCGAAAGACATCATGGAGGGAAAATTATTGTTTTAGCCACAAATGTAACTTTAAAGGAAAAAAAGTTTGCAAAACTTATGGATCAATATAAAGATGAAGCAGATATTATAAAGCTTCCTGCACCTAAACTTGTAACGGTTGTGGAAAATGGAATTACAAAGGGAGAAGAAGCACAAAGAGCTATTTTAGAAACTTTTGAAGGAATAGATATAAAGGAAGTATCATCTGTTGTACTAGGGTGTACCCACTATATATTTTTAAAAGACACTATGAAAAAAATATTAGGAGATGAAATTGAGCTTATTGATGGGGGAGAAGGAACTGCTATTCATTTAAAAAACGTTCTTTCGGAAAAAGGTTGGTTAAAGGATGAAGAAAAAGAAGGTACGATAGAAATCATCAATTCATCTGATGATGAGGAAAAAATAAATCTTTCATATACATTATTAAAAAGCTGA
- a CDS encoding HD domain-containing phosphohydrolase, producing the protein MRSKTKIKLFILCAIAIIIITVTIQITVIMEKAQKDFFNLYGESRLKVVENYIKDYSEELDNYINDYARWDDAFDHVEKEDSKWLQNNITKYLYETDFFGIDVVYLSKKNNTYIEYYGEELSISQLENTNVYKKSLKENKMSHEYVVFDHTVYDVVVSPITTEDQNKSNGMLLLAKKIDKKFLDHLKLFAVRDHLEKINIIKQHDEKLSIVHKKNKIEIYQPIKNKEDEIAWVRAVYDLSDLNHFKYDIFKEIMMTFIFYSLIAGVIVTILMDQEMKKIYEVILQIHSIAKGDYKKRLEEKGSYEVIELSKSVNKLSKEIEMMMLRQEENYLESIKALVTSLEVKDAYTKGHSERVAFYAYHLGKNIGYKDLRILSNAALVHDIGKIAIPDRILNKPGKLTEEEYEVIKKHPDMGYKILNASNMFHDIKYMIKYHHERYDGKGYPDQIKGENIPLGARILAVADVFDALTSNRSYRKAMSLDEAMKIIKDGVGTHFDPYLVEVFEEIIHTMQENGEIHCTEMIS; encoded by the coding sequence ATGAGATCAAAAACAAAAATAAAATTGTTTATTTTATGTGCAATAGCTATTATAATTATTACGGTTACTATACAGATTACTGTGATTATGGAAAAAGCGCAAAAAGACTTTTTTAATTTATATGGGGAATCTAGACTAAAGGTAGTTGAAAATTATATAAAGGATTATTCTGAAGAATTAGACAACTACATAAATGATTATGCTCGCTGGGACGATGCATTTGATCATGTAGAGAAAGAAGATTCAAAGTGGTTGCAGAATAATATTACAAAGTATTTATATGAAACTGATTTTTTTGGAATAGATGTAGTTTATTTATCTAAAAAAAATAATACTTATATAGAGTATTATGGAGAGGAACTTTCTATTTCTCAGTTAGAGAATACAAATGTATATAAAAAATCTTTAAAAGAAAATAAGATGAGTCATGAATATGTAGTCTTTGATCATACTGTATATGATGTAGTTGTAAGTCCTATTACTACTGAGGATCAAAACAAATCAAATGGGATGCTTCTTTTGGCGAAAAAAATAGACAAAAAGTTTTTAGATCATTTAAAGCTATTTGCCGTAAGAGATCATTTAGAAAAAATAAATATAATCAAACAACATGATGAGAAGCTTTCTATTGTACATAAAAAAAATAAAATAGAGATCTATCAACCTATAAAAAATAAAGAAGATGAAATAGCATGGGTTCGAGCAGTATATGATTTATCTGATTTAAATCATTTTAAATATGATATATTTAAAGAAATTATGATGACCTTTATTTTTTATTCTTTGATAGCAGGAGTGATTGTGACTATTTTAATGGATCAGGAAATGAAAAAAATTTATGAAGTGATTCTTCAAATTCATTCTATTGCAAAAGGAGATTATAAAAAAAGACTAGAAGAGAAGGGGTCTTACGAGGTGATAGAACTTTCTAAAAGCGTAAATAAACTTTCTAAAGAAATAGAGATGATGATGCTTAGACAAGAGGAAAATTATCTAGAATCTATTAAAGCTTTGGTAACATCCTTAGAAGTAAAAGATGCTTATACGAAAGGTCATTCAGAAAGAGTAGCTTTTTATGCTTATCACCTTGGAAAAAATATAGGATACAAAGATTTACGTATATTATCAAATGCTGCATTGGTTCATGATATAGGGAAAATAGCAATTCCTGATAGGATATTAAATAAACCAGGAAAATTAACAGAGGAAGAATATGAAGTGATTAAAAAACATCCTGATATGGGCTATAAAATATTAAATGCTTCGAATATGTTTCATGATATTAAGTATATGATTAAATATCATCATGAAAGATATGATGGAAAGGGGTACCCAGATCAAATTAAAGGAGAGAATATTCCATTAGGGGCTAGAATATTAGCTGTTGCAGATGTATTTGATGCCCTAACGAGCAATAGATCTTATCGTAAAGCTATGTCCCTTGATGAAGCAATGAAAATCATAAAAGATGGAGTAGGAACGCATTTTGATCCATATCTTGTAGAAGTTTTTGAGGAGATTATACATACAATGCAAGAAAATGGAGAAATTCATTGTACAGAAATGATATCATAA
- the glsA gene encoding glutaminase A yields the protein MRELLNQVIEHNKIWTKEGKVATYIPELAKADQNALGICIFDLECNEFFAGDFKTKFTMQSVSKVIILACALMDKGKEAVFSKVGCEPSADPFNSIIRLETRDSHKPLNPFINAGAIVCTSLVSGDNGIEKFDRVLQMIKTMSDNPNIDINYPVYQSEKRTGNTNRAIAYYLKGANIIERDVEDVLDAYFKLCSIEVTVKDVAKIASVIANGGILPWSSEQFLPKWVCQIVQTIMLTCGLYNASGEFAVNVGTPSKSGVGGCILSVVPKKMGIAVVGPSLDENGNSIGGLKVLEELSKRIHLSIF from the coding sequence ATGAGAGAATTATTAAATCAAGTTATTGAACATAATAAAATTTGGACAAAAGAAGGAAAAGTTGCAACTTATATTCCTGAACTTGCAAAAGCAGACCAAAATGCTTTAGGAATCTGTATATTTGATTTAGAATGTAACGAATTTTTTGCAGGTGACTTCAAAACAAAATTTACCATGCAAAGTGTTTCTAAGGTAATCATTCTAGCTTGTGCACTTATGGACAAGGGAAAAGAAGCTGTCTTTTCAAAAGTAGGGTGCGAGCCCTCTGCCGATCCTTTTAATTCTATTATTAGACTAGAAACAAGAGATTCTCACAAACCGCTAAATCCTTTTATTAATGCAGGAGCAATTGTTTGTACCTCTCTAGTCTCTGGTGACAATGGAATTGAAAAATTTGATCGGGTACTTCAAATGATTAAAACCATGTCAGATAATCCAAACATTGATATTAATTACCCTGTATATCAATCTGAAAAACGTACAGGAAATACAAATCGTGCTATTGCCTATTATTTAAAAGGAGCAAATATTATTGAAAGAGATGTGGAAGATGTATTAGATGCTTATTTTAAGCTATGCTCTATAGAAGTTACTGTGAAAGATGTAGCTAAAATTGCATCAGTCATTGCCAATGGTGGTATCCTCCCTTGGTCTTCTGAACAATTTCTTCCTAAATGGGTATGTCAAATTGTACAAACGATTATGTTGACATGTGGACTTTATAATGCATCTGGCGAATTTGCAGTTAATGTAGGTACTCCTTCAAAAAGTGGTGTGGGTGGATGTATCTTATCTGTTGTTCCAAAGAAAATGGGTATTGCTGTAGTAGGCCCTTCTCTTGATGAAAATGGAAATAGTATTGGCGGTTTGAAAGTTTTAGAAGAGCTTTCAAAAAGAATTCATTTAAGTATCTTTTAA
- a CDS encoding ATP-grasp domain-containing protein: MSINGWILYSPFKARIKQDSYENSRFLEAAKAHDIDLKIIYPEQLDLIVTKEGEKSIFLDGENIILPDFVLPRMGSHTSYFSLAVLRHLEKLGVHIINHPHSIDVVKDKLYTQQILATNNLPVPKTMLVKFPVNVDLVEKYLGFPVIVKTIHGSQGSGVYLSNNKSSFDDLMQLINSTNTNMNIILQEFIKNSFGRDLRVLVIGGRPIGCMERISKDGSFKANFSQGGSVKKYELNPEIEWLATESSKILGLDVAGIDLLFDGEHYRICEANSAPGFEGFEEATQMKVAEEIFNYIKIRFSLA, translated from the coding sequence ATGAGTATTAATGGTTGGATTTTATATAGTCCATTTAAAGCTAGAATCAAACAAGATAGCTATGAAAATAGTAGATTTTTAGAGGCTGCAAAAGCACATGATATTGATTTAAAAATTATTTATCCTGAACAATTAGATTTGATTGTCACAAAGGAAGGGGAAAAATCTATATTTTTAGATGGAGAAAATATAATTTTACCAGACTTTGTACTGCCTAGAATGGGTTCACATACTTCTTATTTTTCTTTAGCAGTACTTAGACATCTTGAGAAATTAGGAGTTCATATCATTAATCATCCCCACAGTATAGATGTGGTAAAAGATAAACTTTATACACAGCAAATATTGGCTACAAATAATTTACCTGTACCTAAGACTATGCTTGTAAAGTTTCCTGTAAATGTAGATTTAGTAGAAAAGTATTTAGGTTTTCCTGTGATTGTAAAAACTATTCATGGATCTCAAGGCAGTGGAGTATATCTTTCTAATAATAAAAGTAGTTTTGATGATTTGATGCAACTGATCAATAGTACTAATACCAATATGAATATTATTTTACAAGAATTTATTAAAAACAGTTTTGGAAGAGATCTAAGAGTTTTAGTAATTGGAGGAAGACCCATTGGATGCATGGAGAGAATTTCAAAAGATGGTAGTTTTAAAGCAAATTTCTCTCAAGGAGGAAGTGTAAAAAAATATGAATTAAATCCTGAAATTGAATGGTTGGCGACAGAAAGTTCTAAAATTTTAGGATTAGATGTAGCAGGAATTGATCTTTTATTTGATGGAGAACATTATAGAATCTGTGAAGCCAATTCTGCTCCTGGATTTGAAGGATTTGAAGAAGCAACTCAAATGAAGGTAGCAGAGGAAATTTTTAATTACATAAAGATTAGGTTTAGTTTGGCATAA
- a CDS encoding DUF1893 domain-containing protein codes for MTDIELAKKILKEEGCTLVVVKERKVLFSSKEKGIRPLYEVTCTIKDQLKGASIADRVIGKAAAILCVHLEIKYLHTRLISQDAMKVLKKSEIIFYYEEACPYIQNRNKNGRCPMEELSQAVEDPICLLKDIGEFMKKSQS; via the coding sequence ATGACAGATATTGAATTAGCAAAAAAAATTCTTAAAGAAGAAGGATGTACGTTAGTTGTTGTAAAAGAAAGAAAAGTTTTATTTTCAAGTAAAGAAAAAGGCATTAGACCTTTATATGAAGTTACATGTACCATAAAGGATCAATTAAAAGGTGCAAGCATAGCAGATCGAGTGATTGGGAAGGCAGCGGCTATTCTTTGTGTTCATTTAGAAATAAAATATTTACATACAAGACTTATTTCTCAAGATGCTATGAAGGTATTAAAAAAATCTGAAATTATATTTTATTATGAAGAGGCTTGCCCTTATATACAAAATAGAAATAAAAATGGAAGGTGTCCTATGGAAGAATTATCTCAGGCCGTAGAAGATCCTATCTGTCTATTAAAGGATATAGGCGAGTTTATGAAAAAGAGTCAATCATGA
- a CDS encoding alanine/glycine:cation symporter family protein, with protein sequence MLDFLNQIIGTLNTWLWSYILIVLLISLGLYFTVRSNFVQFRFFGEMFKLLTEGATDALGQKKKDGVSSFQAFCISTASRVGTGNLAGVAIAVSLGGPGAVFWMWIIALIGAGSSFVESTLAQIYKVPDKHGYRGGPAYYMEKALNMRWMGIIFSILISISFGLVFNSVQANTITFAFEQAFSINRLYIGIIIAVCTALIIFGGIKRIATVVEMIVPVMAIAYVLVAVFVLIKNVTLIPSLFSLIIGSAFGVKQAVAGGVGAALMQGIRRGLFSNEAGMGSAPNAAATAEVSHPVKQGLIQTLGVFTDTLLICSATAFIVILSGAYKLTDVEGIQLTQMALSSEVGAWANTFVAVCILLFAFSSIVGNYYYGESNIEFINGNKAWLFGYRVLVVLMVLFGSVSKIAIVWDMADLFMGLMAIINLIAISMLGKIAFAALKDYTKQKKEGKDPVFHVSHIPGLKNVECWGKIED encoded by the coding sequence ATGCTAGATTTTTTAAACCAAATAATAGGTACACTAAACACATGGCTGTGGTCGTATATCCTTATTGTCCTACTCATTTCTTTAGGTCTTTATTTTACTGTTCGGTCTAATTTTGTTCAATTTCGATTTTTTGGAGAAATGTTTAAACTTTTAACTGAAGGTGCTACAGATGCATTAGGACAAAAAAAGAAAGATGGAGTCTCATCTTTTCAAGCCTTTTGTATTAGTACTGCTTCTCGTGTTGGAACGGGTAACTTAGCAGGAGTTGCTATTGCAGTGTCTTTAGGAGGTCCTGGGGCTGTATTCTGGATGTGGATTATAGCACTTATTGGAGCAGGCTCTAGTTTTGTAGAAAGTACCCTTGCTCAAATTTATAAAGTACCTGATAAACATGGTTACCGTGGTGGTCCTGCTTATTATATGGAAAAAGCTTTGAATATGAGATGGATGGGAATCATCTTTTCTATATTAATTTCTATCTCCTTTGGACTCGTATTTAATTCTGTGCAAGCAAATACCATTACTTTTGCTTTTGAACAGGCTTTTAGTATTAATAGATTATATATAGGAATCATTATCGCAGTATGTACTGCTTTAATCATATTTGGAGGAATCAAGAGAATTGCAACAGTTGTAGAGATGATTGTTCCTGTAATGGCAATCGCTTATGTATTGGTTGCTGTATTTGTTTTGATTAAAAATGTTACCCTTATTCCGTCCTTATTTTCTTTAATTATCGGTAGTGCTTTTGGAGTCAAACAAGCTGTAGCAGGAGGAGTAGGAGCAGCTCTTATGCAAGGAATTAGAAGAGGACTTTTCTCTAATGAAGCTGGAATGGGAAGTGCACCAAATGCTGCTGCAACTGCTGAAGTAAGCCATCCTGTAAAACAAGGATTGATCCAAACATTAGGAGTATTTACAGATACTCTTTTAATCTGTAGTGCAACTGCATTTATAGTAATTTTATCAGGAGCATATAAGCTTACAGATGTAGAAGGTATTCAGCTTACTCAAATGGCTTTAAGCTCAGAGGTAGGAGCTTGGGCAAATACTTTTGTAGCTGTCTGTATTTTATTATTTGCATTTAGTTCTATTGTTGGAAACTATTATTACGGAGAATCTAATATTGAATTTATAAATGGAAACAAAGCTTGGTTATTTGGATATAGAGTTTTGGTAGTTCTTATGGTTCTTTTTGGATCTGTTTCAAAAATAGCAATTGTTTGGGATATGGCCGATTTATTTATGGGACTTATGGCAATCATAAACTTAATTGCTATATCTATGCTTGGAAAAATTGCTTTTGCAGCTTTAAAAGATTATACAAAGCAGAAAAAAGAAGGAAAAGATCCCGTATTTCATGTAAGTCATATTCCTGGCCTTAAAAACGTTGAATGCTGGGGAAAAATAGAAGATTAA
- a CDS encoding sensor histidine kinase, translating into MKFWKRIFMYSFILFFIVFNIGGFVLIENSHQSSLKREVQRGLSEHLSIYSGMNMIVENRMYADERFGQSFLYDHIKSFLEKFHDKKVYVELLDQKNKVFFTSVDFKIDIERKELKNPLENRRKYIIRDLQDRTYLFVTNRVKIKKESFKLTYIRDITEIYEERNKQYKFLFQLELLILVLLSVGMYVISKHITKPIYKLIDAIEDITRGNYSNRVEIYGEDEIGKLAKKFNEMTDALDEKIKELEKNTKEKQRFIDNLTHELKTPLTSIIGYADFLRSTQYNEEVHIKGLNYIYQEGKRLEKLSSKMMNLILLKKQNFVMKKENLKEVVLEIEEIFKYRLKEKDIKMIIDAKELYKEVEKDLIKNLIINLVDNGIKASFEGSYIYINLYEEKEKIVIEVIDEGSGIKEEDIKKIFEPFFMGDQSRSKKNNGAGLGLSICDEIVKLHKGNLKIESNINKGTTIKIIFD; encoded by the coding sequence ATGAAATTTTGGAAGAGAATTTTTATGTATTCTTTTATTTTATTTTTTATTGTATTTAATATAGGTGGATTTGTTTTAATAGAAAATAGTCATCAAAGCAGTCTAAAAAGAGAAGTACAAAGAGGTCTTAGTGAACATTTAAGTATTTATTCTGGAATGAATATGATTGTAGAAAATAGGATGTATGCAGATGAAAGGTTCGGACAAAGTTTTTTATATGATCATATCAAAAGCTTCTTAGAAAAATTTCATGATAAAAAAGTATACGTAGAGCTTTTAGATCAAAAGAATAAGGTGTTTTTTACAAGTGTAGATTTTAAAATAGATATAGAAAGAAAGGAATTAAAAAATCCTCTTGAGAATAGAAGAAAATATATTATAAGAGATCTACAGGATCGAACTTATTTATTTGTTACCAATAGGGTAAAGATCAAGAAAGAATCTTTTAAACTAACTTATATTAGAGACATTACAGAGATTTATGAAGAAAGAAATAAGCAATACAAATTTTTGTTTCAATTAGAACTTTTAATCCTTGTTTTGTTAAGTGTGGGGATGTATGTTATAAGCAAACATATTACAAAACCCATTTATAAACTAATAGATGCTATAGAGGATATTACAAGAGGAAATTATTCAAATAGAGTAGAGATTTATGGAGAAGATGAAATAGGAAAGCTTGCAAAAAAATTTAATGAGATGACAGATGCTTTAGATGAAAAAATAAAGGAATTAGAAAAAAATACAAAAGAAAAACAAAGATTTATAGACAATTTAACTCATGAATTAAAAACACCCCTTACCTCTATTATAGGGTATGCAGATTTTTTAAGGTCTACACAATATAATGAAGAAGTTCATATAAAGGGACTCAATTATATTTATCAAGAAGGAAAAAGACTCGAGAAGCTTTCTTCAAAAATGATGAATTTGATTTTGTTAAAGAAACAAAATTTTGTTATGAAAAAAGAAAATTTAAAAGAAGTTGTCTTAGAAATAGAAGAAATTTTTAAATATAGACTTAAAGAGAAAGATATAAAAATGATAATTGATGCAAAGGAATTATATAAAGAAGTAGAGAAGGACTTGATTAAAAATTTGATTATAAATTTAGTTGATAATGGAATAAAAGCTTCTTTTGAAGGAAGTTATATCTATATAAATCTTTATGAAGAAAAAGAAAAAATAGTAATTGAAGTAATAGATGAGGGAAGTGGAATAAAAGAAGAAGATATAAAAAAAATATTTGAACCATTTTTTATGGGTGATCAATCAAGAAGTAAAAAAAATAATGGAGCAGGCTTAGGTCTTTCTATATGTGATGAAATTGTAAAGCTTCATAAAGGAAATTTAAAAATTGAAAGTAATATAAATAAAGGAACTACTATAAAAATAATATTTGATTAA